A single Sphingopyxis chilensis DNA region contains:
- a CDS encoding ABC-type transport auxiliary lipoprotein family protein, producing MIRRLRTPLLAMLGAATLSACFSLGGKPPPFLLTLDPDAAPAVGTARTAAEASTLTILIPTAPQKLRTTRIPVQQDDTSVAYVKDAQWVEAPSRLFQRLVSETVAARTSRVVLDEGQYLTAPGEQLAGQLMEFGVDARSNEAVVAYQAMLVAAGGKTVTQRRFEVREPIGGKVEARPVGEALTRAANKVAVDVAGWLAE from the coding sequence ATGATTCGTCGCCTCCGCACTCCGCTGCTCGCCATGCTCGGCGCGGCAACGCTTTCGGCCTGCTTCAGCCTCGGCGGTAAGCCGCCACCCTTCCTGCTGACGCTCGACCCCGACGCGGCGCCCGCTGTGGGAACGGCGCGCACGGCCGCCGAAGCATCGACGCTGACGATCCTGATTCCGACCGCCCCGCAAAAGTTGCGCACGACGCGCATCCCCGTGCAGCAGGACGACACGAGCGTGGCCTACGTGAAGGACGCGCAATGGGTCGAGGCGCCATCGCGCCTGTTCCAGCGGCTGGTGTCCGAGACCGTCGCCGCGCGCACGTCGCGCGTCGTGCTCGACGAGGGGCAATATCTGACCGCGCCGGGCGAGCAGCTCGCCGGGCAACTCATGGAATTCGGCGTCGATGCACGATCGAACGAAGCCGTCGTCGCCTACCAAGCGATGCTCGTGGCGGCGGGTGGCAAGACGGTCACGCAGCGCCGCTTCGAGGTGCGCGAGCCGATCGGCGGCAAGGTGGAAGCCAGACCCGTCGGCGAGGCGCTGACCCGCGCCGCGAACAAGGTCGCCGTGGACGTCGCGGGATGGCTCGCCGAATAG
- a CDS encoding alpha/beta fold hydrolase, which yields MPPARALAAAPQARRPAESFVAARDGTSLFVRDWGAGRPVLFLSGWALPSDFWGYQMLGVTRKGYRAIAYDRRGHGRSADPGRGYDHDTLADDLAAVIDGLELDGVTVVAHSMGGTEVARYFARHGGRGIARVVLVGTITPCLMKRADNPGGVDPVTLAAGADLLARDFPAWIAANTKPFFTPETSAAMVTWGQAMMMSTSLLAAAQLAQANFATDFRADVRRIDVPALIIHGDRDASAPLALTARATAALIPQATLSLYDQAPHGLPLTHVERLNADLLAFLASA from the coding sequence TTGCCGCCCGCCCGCGCTCTCGCCGCAGCCCCGCAGGCGAGGCGACCGGCCGAGAGTTTCGTCGCCGCCAGGGACGGGACGTCGCTGTTCGTCCGCGACTGGGGCGCAGGTCGGCCCGTCCTGTTCCTGTCGGGCTGGGCGCTGCCATCCGATTTCTGGGGTTATCAGATGCTTGGCGTCACGCGGAAGGGCTATCGCGCGATCGCCTATGACCGGCGCGGGCACGGCCGCTCGGCCGATCCGGGCCGCGGCTACGACCATGACACGCTCGCCGACGATCTGGCGGCGGTCATCGACGGACTGGAGCTCGACGGCGTGACCGTCGTCGCGCATTCGATGGGCGGCACCGAGGTCGCGCGTTATTTCGCGCGGCACGGCGGGCGAGGTATCGCGCGCGTGGTGCTTGTCGGCACGATCACGCCCTGCCTGATGAAGCGCGCCGACAATCCCGGCGGCGTCGATCCGGTGACGCTCGCCGCGGGGGCCGACCTGCTCGCGCGCGATTTCCCGGCATGGATCGCCGCCAACACCAAGCCCTTCTTCACGCCCGAGACCTCGGCAGCGATGGTGACATGGGGTCAGGCGATGATGATGTCGACCTCGCTGCTGGCGGCGGCGCAGCTGGCGCAGGCGAATTTCGCTACCGATTTCCGAGCCGATGTGCGGCGGATCGACGTTCCGGCGCTGATCATTCACGGCGACCGCGATGCCTCGGCGCCCTTGGCGCTGACGGCCAGGGCGACCGCGGCCCTGATTCCGCAGGCGACGCTCAGCCTCTATGACCAAGCGCCTCACGGGCTGCCGCTGACGCATGTCGAGCGGCTGAACGCCGATCTGCTCGCCTTTCTCGCGAGCGCCTGA
- a CDS encoding DMT family transporter has product MGWLILAIAVFTEIVWALSLKWAATAGSWQASLVPVSLSFLNMALLAFAMREISAGTAYAIWTGLGAIGVIIGGIILFGEKVSAVQLGFMALIVVGVAGTKLFAPA; this is encoded by the coding sequence ATGGGGTGGCTCATCCTCGCAATCGCCGTCTTCACCGAAATCGTCTGGGCACTCAGCCTGAAATGGGCCGCAACGGCCGGGTCGTGGCAGGCGTCGCTCGTTCCGGTTTCGCTCAGTTTCCTGAACATGGCGCTGCTCGCCTTCGCGATGCGCGAAATATCCGCGGGAACGGCCTATGCGATCTGGACCGGGCTCGGCGCCATCGGCGTGATCATCGGCGGCATCATCCTGTTCGGCGAGAAGGTGAGCGCCGTGCAACTTGGCTTCATGGCGCTGATCGTCGTGGGCGTCGCCGGGACGAAGCTCTTCGCCCCCGCCTGA
- the pepN gene encoding aminopeptidase N, which produces MTDASSTPAIPATIHRGDYRPPEWQVPDIMLDFALGLDETRVASTLSVVRHVDAPAPLVLRGDGLTAAAVRVDGEGWNDWRMDGPDLVIDLGDRPEAMVEIETVINPAANTQLMGLYASNGMLCTQCEAEGFRRITFHPDRPDVLSRYKVRMEGDKAAFPILLSNGNCVDRGDGEGGTHWALWEDPWPKPSYLFALVAGDLVVNRDSFRTMSGRKVELGIWVRAGDEGRTGHAMDALRNSMKWDEEVYGREYDLDLFNIVAVGDFNMGAMENKGLNIFNTRYILADPDTATDLDYDGVEGVVAHEYFHNWSGNRVTCRDWFQLSLKEGFTVFRDQNFSADMGSLAVKRIEDVRLLRAAQFPEDAGPLAHPIRPDSYQEISNFYTATVYNKGAEIIRMMATMVGPERFRKGTDLYFERHDGEAATCEDFVRAIEDGAQVDLGQFRLWYGQAGTPRIAARIDTDAATGDYMLHLAQAVPPTPGQPDKAPVLIPLRIKAYDPDGGQGEEGEQLLLLDRAEMAVPLGRYTSRPMLSINRGFSAPVIVDFAREEGELAWLAANDDDPFARYEALQQLMLDALVAAVSGKGGGRNAVIDAVAQTLAGRTGDPAFVAEAVLLPSEAFIGDQMVTVDPDAIRRDRLALQAAIGAALEGEWRAILSGGAPPATDLSPGAKGARRLRGVALAYLAAAGFDDAAALAFRVFSDADGMTERQAALATLAHGDSEERVAALDIFYQRYRDNPLVLDKWFQVQAWSLRPDTVDAVKELALHPDFTLTNPNRVRSLYGALTGNQAAFHRADGAGYRLIADLVIALDPKNPQTAAKMIPPLGRWKRFDEGRQALMKAELERVLAQSGLSRDVMEQASKSLLG; this is translated from the coding sequence ATGACCGATGCTTCCTCCACGCCCGCCATTCCTGCCACGATCCACCGCGGCGACTATCGCCCGCCCGAATGGCAGGTTCCCGACATCATGCTCGATTTTGCGCTGGGGCTCGATGAAACGAGGGTGGCGTCGACGCTGTCCGTCGTGCGCCATGTCGATGCGCCGGCGCCGCTGGTGCTGCGCGGTGACGGGCTGACCGCTGCGGCGGTGCGCGTCGATGGCGAGGGATGGAATGATTGGCGGATGGATGGGCCCGATCTCGTGATCGATCTGGGCGACCGGCCCGAAGCGATGGTCGAAATCGAGACCGTCATCAACCCGGCCGCCAATACGCAGCTGATGGGGCTCTATGCCTCCAACGGCATGCTTTGCACCCAGTGCGAGGCGGAGGGCTTTCGCCGCATCACCTTCCACCCCGACCGGCCCGATGTGCTCAGCCGCTACAAGGTTCGCATGGAGGGCGACAAGGCGGCCTTCCCGATTCTGCTTTCGAACGGCAATTGCGTCGATCGGGGTGACGGGGAAGGCGGCACGCACTGGGCTTTGTGGGAAGATCCATGGCCGAAACCCTCCTACCTCTTCGCGCTCGTCGCGGGCGATCTTGTCGTCAACCGCGACAGCTTCAGGACCATGTCGGGGCGAAAAGTCGAACTCGGCATCTGGGTGCGCGCGGGCGACGAGGGGCGCACCGGGCACGCGATGGACGCACTCAGGAACAGCATGAAATGGGACGAGGAGGTCTATGGCCGCGAATATGACCTCGACCTGTTCAACATCGTCGCGGTCGGCGATTTCAACATGGGGGCGATGGAGAACAAGGGGCTGAACATCTTCAACACCCGTTACATCCTCGCCGATCCCGATACCGCGACCGACCTCGATTATGACGGCGTCGAAGGCGTTGTCGCGCACGAATATTTTCACAACTGGTCGGGCAACCGCGTTACCTGCCGCGACTGGTTCCAATTGAGCCTGAAAGAGGGCTTCACCGTCTTTCGCGACCAGAATTTCTCGGCCGACATGGGCTCGCTCGCGGTCAAGCGGATCGAGGATGTCCGCTTGCTTCGCGCCGCGCAATTTCCCGAGGATGCGGGGCCGCTCGCGCACCCGATCCGCCCCGATAGCTATCAGGAAATCTCGAACTTCTATACCGCCACTGTCTATAACAAGGGCGCCGAGATCATCCGGATGATGGCGACGATGGTGGGGCCGGAGCGGTTCCGAAAGGGCACCGACCTTTATTTCGAACGCCACGACGGCGAAGCGGCGACGTGCGAGGATTTTGTGCGCGCGATCGAGGATGGCGCGCAAGTCGATCTCGGTCAGTTTCGCCTGTGGTATGGGCAGGCGGGCACGCCGCGGATTGCCGCGCGGATCGACACCGATGCGGCGACCGGCGATTATATGCTCCATCTGGCGCAGGCTGTGCCGCCGACGCCGGGACAGCCCGATAAGGCACCGGTGCTGATCCCGCTGCGCATCAAGGCCTATGATCCGGACGGCGGCCAAGGCGAAGAGGGCGAGCAGCTCTTGCTGCTCGACCGCGCCGAAATGGCGGTGCCGCTCGGTCGGTATACCAGCCGGCCGATGCTTTCGATCAACCGCGGTTTTTCGGCGCCAGTGATCGTCGATTTCGCGCGCGAAGAAGGCGAACTTGCCTGGCTCGCCGCGAATGACGACGATCCGTTCGCCCGCTATGAGGCGTTGCAGCAGTTGATGCTTGACGCACTCGTCGCCGCGGTGTCGGGGAAGGGCGGCGGCCGCAACGCGGTGATCGACGCCGTGGCGCAGACACTGGCGGGCCGCACCGGCGATCCTGCTTTCGTTGCGGAGGCGGTGCTGCTTCCCAGCGAAGCCTTTATCGGCGATCAGATGGTGACGGTCGACCCCGATGCGATCCGCCGTGATCGACTGGCATTGCAAGCCGCGATCGGCGCCGCGCTGGAAGGGGAGTGGCGTGCGATCCTCTCCGGCGGTGCTCCGCCGGCGACGGACCTGTCGCCCGGGGCGAAGGGCGCGCGACGTCTGCGCGGCGTCGCGCTCGCTTATCTTGCGGCGGCAGGTTTTGATGATGCCGCCGCGCTGGCGTTTCGCGTCTTCTCCGATGCCGACGGGATGACCGAACGGCAGGCCGCGCTCGCGACGCTGGCGCATGGCGACAGCGAAGAGCGCGTGGCGGCGCTCGACATTTTCTATCAGCGCTATCGCGACAACCCGCTGGTGCTCGACAAATGGTTCCAGGTGCAGGCATGGTCGCTGCGTCCCGACACGGTCGACGCGGTGAAGGAGCTTGCGCTGCATCCCGACTTTACGTTGACCAATCCCAATCGCGTGCGTTCGCTCTATGGTGCGCTCACGGGCAATCAGGCGGCGTTCCACCGGGCCGACGGCGCGGGCTACCGGCTGATCGCCGACCTCGTCATCGCGCTCGATCCAAAGAATCCGCAAACCGCGGCGAAGATGATCCCGCCGCTCGGCCGCTGGAAGCGGTTCGACGAGGGCCGGCAGGCGCTGATGAAGGCCGAACTGGAGCGCGTCCTTGCGCAGTCCGGGCTATCGCGCGACGTAATGGAGCAGGCGTCGAAGAGCCTGCTCGGTTGA
- a CDS encoding Rossmann-fold NAD(P)-binding domain-containing protein, whose translation MAQMLIFGMGYAASHLAGRLRARGWEVIGTTRDGRGGTTAFGDAAAVLAALRTSTHILSSVPPAEGDDPVLSRYGDAIAIAPAAWTGYLSSTGVYGDAGGAWVDESAPVKGRRPDRNAADAEWRALRGDVRVFRLPGIYGPGRSILDRIAEGRAHRIASPDQVFSRIHIDDIAGGVIASFRGPAGVYNLADDEPCHQNRLVEWGCAMLGAPLPPLRSLDEAGLSPAARAFYAENRRVANGKAKRLLGWTPRYPSFREGLAAGA comes from the coding sequence ATGGCACAGATGCTGATTTTCGGAATGGGCTATGCCGCGAGCCACCTCGCTGGGCGCCTCCGCGCGCGCGGCTGGGAGGTGATCGGGACAACGCGGGACGGACGCGGCGGCACGACCGCATTTGGCGACGCGGCGGCGGTGCTCGCCGCGCTGCGGACATCGACGCATATCCTGTCGTCCGTGCCTCCCGCCGAAGGCGACGATCCGGTCCTCTCGCGCTATGGAGATGCCATCGCCATCGCGCCTGCCGCATGGACCGGCTATCTTTCGTCGACCGGCGTCTATGGCGATGCCGGAGGTGCATGGGTCGACGAAAGCGCGCCGGTCAAGGGCCGTCGGCCCGACCGCAATGCCGCCGATGCGGAATGGCGGGCACTACGCGGCGACGTTCGCGTTTTTCGTCTTCCCGGCATCTATGGCCCCGGCCGCTCGATTCTCGATCGCATCGCCGAAGGTCGCGCGCATCGCATCGCATCGCCCGACCAGGTCTTCAGCCGCATCCACATCGACGATATCGCCGGCGGCGTCATCGCGTCCTTCCGTGGGCCTGCAGGGGTATACAATCTCGCCGACGACGAGCCCTGCCACCAGAACCGCCTCGTCGAATGGGGCTGCGCAATGCTTGGTGCCCCGCTCCCACCGCTGCGATCACTGGACGAAGCCGGCCTGTCACCTGCCGCGCGCGCCTTCTACGCCGAGAACCGCCGCGTCGCGAACGGCAAGGCAAAGCGCCTGCTCGGCTGGACACCGCGCTATCCCAGCTTTCGCGAGGGGCTGGCGGCAGGCGCCTAG
- a CDS encoding DUF445 domain-containing protein gives MTDSVSARPIGVSIPARGSNIRVVATGMLVVMAIVFVGAKTYQDVHPAIGFVRAFAEAAMVGGLADWFAVTALFRHPMGLPIPHTAIVPRNKNRIGDTLARFLLTNFLLPRLIARKMQTVDVAGAVGKFLSEPGEGGGRLRLGASRIIADGLGALDQQRLGGMVKSAIADRLRELDVAPLLGQALQAALAEGRHQPLLDAMVKWGSKTLELNEHLIHQMVHDNSNAIVRFTGLDESISNRIVAGLSKLLSEMAVDETHPLRIRVEEGLAKMALDLQHDPEVKAKVARVRDELLENKAVKRWLDGLWEQGRTALLKAARNPDTMLAGRIGELVTQFGAMLGEDAAIKRTLNRYARRAVVGIVDSYGETALKLVSDTIRGWDANTITDRLENAVGDDLQYIRINGTLVGGLVGVLIHTVDVLI, from the coding sequence ATGACCGACAGCGTTTCCGCCCGGCCGATTGGCGTTTCCATACCGGCAAGAGGCTCGAACATTCGCGTCGTGGCGACCGGAATGCTCGTCGTCATGGCGATCGTCTTTGTCGGCGCCAAAACTTATCAGGATGTCCATCCCGCGATCGGTTTCGTCCGCGCCTTCGCCGAGGCGGCGATGGTCGGCGGGCTCGCCGACTGGTTCGCGGTCACGGCGCTGTTTCGCCATCCGATGGGGCTGCCCATCCCGCACACCGCAATCGTTCCGCGCAACAAGAACCGCATCGGCGACACGCTCGCGCGTTTCCTGCTCACGAATTTCCTGCTGCCGCGGCTGATCGCGCGCAAGATGCAAACGGTCGACGTCGCGGGCGCGGTCGGCAAGTTCCTGTCGGAACCGGGCGAGGGCGGCGGGCGGCTGCGGCTCGGCGCATCGCGGATCATCGCCGACGGTTTGGGCGCGCTCGACCAGCAGCGGCTGGGCGGCATGGTGAAGTCGGCGATCGCCGATCGCCTGCGCGAACTCGACGTCGCCCCCTTGCTCGGACAGGCCTTGCAGGCGGCGCTTGCCGAGGGGCGGCACCAGCCGCTGCTCGACGCGATGGTCAAATGGGGATCGAAGACGCTCGAACTCAACGAGCATCTGATCCACCAGATGGTGCACGACAATTCGAACGCGATCGTGCGTTTCACCGGGCTCGACGAAAGCATTTCCAACCGCATCGTCGCCGGACTGTCGAAGCTTTTGAGCGAAATGGCGGTCGACGAGACGCACCCGCTGCGTATCCGCGTCGAGGAAGGGCTCGCCAAGATGGCGCTCGACCTGCAGCATGACCCCGAAGTGAAGGCGAAGGTCGCGCGGGTTCGCGACGAACTGCTCGAAAACAAGGCGGTCAAGCGCTGGCTCGACGGCCTGTGGGAACAGGGCCGCACCGCGCTGCTCAAGGCCGCGCGCAACCCCGACACGATGCTCGCCGGCCGGATCGGCGAGCTGGTCACGCAGTTCGGCGCGATGCTGGGTGAGGATGCCGCGATCAAACGCACGCTGAATCGTTATGCGCGCCGCGCCGTCGTGGGGATCGTCGACAGCTATGGCGAGACTGCGCTCAAGCTGGTGTCCGACACGATCCGCGGCTGGGATGCGAATACGATCACCGACCGGCTGGAGAATGCCGTTGGCGATGACCTTCAATATATCCGTATCAACGGCACGCTGGTCGGCGGCTTGGTCGGCGTGCTGATTCACACGGTCGATGTGCTGATCTAG